Genomic segment of Williamwhitmania sp.:
TTTGCACCGTTAAGTCGAGAGTGGATGGAGATGGGGACCCAAGTCCCCTATTTTATTATGCTGAAATTGCCATGTTGAGGTTGGATGAAGTTAGAGAAATAGTTAAAAATGAGGTGCTTGCTCATGGCTTGTTCCTTGTGTCCTTAACTGTCGATAACCAAGGGCGAATTGACGTGGACGTGGATTCAGAAAAGGGCGTTACCATTAAGGAATGCATGGACCTGAATCGTGCGCTGGAGGCTGCTCTCGACAGGGAGAAGGAAGATTTTGAGCTTACGGTGGCTTCTCCAGGACTTAGTGAACCCCTCAAAGTTGTTGAGCAGTATCTCAAGAACGTAGGGCGAAAGTTGGAGGTAGTTACTCTTACTGGCGAAAAATTGACGGGCGTTTTACTTAGCGTAATTCCCAACAACAGCATAACCCTTGAGGTGAGTGAAAAACGAAAACTCGAAGGGGCAAAAAAGAAGAAGACCCTAGTGGTAGAGCAAAAAAAATTAACATTTGAAGAGATAAAATCGACCAAAGTGGTTATATCCTTTAAGTAAAATCGGCAAACTTAGGTGAAGCGATGGAAAACTTGAACCTGATTGATACTTTTTCCGAGTTTAAGGAACTCAAAAACATTGATAGGCCAACAATGATGAGTGTGCTCGAAGATGTATTTCGCAGCATGCTTATTAAAATGTATGGCTCTGATGAGAATTTCGATATTGTTGTAAATATCGATAAGGGTGACTTTGAAATCTGGAGAAATAGAGTAGTTGTGGAGGATGGAAAGGTGGAAGATCCAAACAAGGAGATTTCCCTTACCGATGCTACAAAGATTGACGGCGATTATGAGGTGGGTGAAGAGGTTACTGACCCTGTGAAGTTGAGCGATTTTGGCAGAAGAGCCATTCTTGCAATTCGCCAAAACCTTACCTCGCGTATTCTCGATCTTGAAAAGAACAACCTCTTCAATAAGTACAAGGATAAAATTGGAGAGATTCTTACGGGGGAAGTATACCAGGTATGGAAGAAAGAAATTCTGGTGCTGGACGACGAGGGCAATGAGCTGGTGATGCCAAAAACGGAGCAAATTTCTGGTGATTTCTTCCGGAAAGGAGATAGCATTCGTGCCGTGGTTATCAGGGTGGAGATGAAGAACAACACCCCAGTGATAGTGCTTTCAAGAACATCACCTGTTTTTCTTGAGCGACTTTTCGAGCTGGAGGTTCCGGAAATTTTCGACGGACTTATTACAGTAAAGCGCATTGTCCGCATACCTGGTGAACGTGCTAAAGTTGCGGTGGAGTCGTATGATGAGCGCATCGATCCTGTTGGAGCCTGCGTAGGTATGAAGGGTTCACGAATTCACGGAATTGTTAGGGAGTTGCGCAATGAAAATATTGACGTGATTAACTTCACCAACAACATCCAGCTCTTTATCACCCGCTCCTTGAGCCCTGCAAAAATAATTGAGATCAAGATCGACGAGCGGTATAAAAAAGCCGAGGTTTTCCTTAAACCATCCGAGGTTTCGCTGGCAATTGGGAAAGGTGGATATAATATTCGGCTGGCAAGTCAGCTTACTGGCTACGAAATTGATGTTTACCGCGAAACCGATGAGGTGGATGAGGAGGATGTTAACCTCGATGAATTTAGTGACGAAATTGAAAGCTGGGTTTTAGATGCACTCAAAGGCATTGGATGTGACACCGCCCGGAGCGTTTTGGAGATTCCTATTTCTGAGTTGATTCGGAGAACCGACTTGGAGGAGGAAACTGTAAAAGATGTTGTCAAGATATTTAGAGCGGAATTTGAGTAGCATTATATTTGCATTGACAAAAGTGGTTAACTGCCTGTTTTACCACAACAGTTGAGGACTGATTTATGACACAATTCGAGAAAGGTACAAGGCTTAGCAAACTTGCAATAGAGTTTAACGTTGGCGTTACTACTCTGGTGGACTATCTGAAGAAGAAAGGTCACGAGGTAGATTCTAACCCAAACTCTAAAGTTGCACCCGAACTTTGTGAACTTATTGCCAAGGAATATGGCAAGGAGGCAAACATTAGGGATGCATCAAAAAAGCTGAGCTTAAAAAACCTTAGAGACAAAAGGGCTACCATCTCCATTTCCGATATGGACGACGAAAATGTCGATAGCGACGATGCCGATTCGGGTGATGGTAAAAGTGATGAGGTAATGATTACCGTAACCTCTGAGGTTCCTCAAGAACCACCAGTAAAGAGGGTGGAAACATCGGCGGTGGTAGAGAACCAGCCGGTGAAAGATGTAGATATCAAGGTTGTTGGAAAAATAGATCTTGAAGGCATTAGCCATAAGCGAAAGAAGCACGAGGATGCTCCTGTTCCAGAGGTTAAAGCCGAATTGGTTACTGAGGAAAAAGTGGAGGATAAGCAGCCCCAGCCGCAACCAACGCAGCCGCAGGAGACGAAGGAGGTCGCAGCAGAACCTTCCGAAATGCATGTAAAGGTTGTTGGGAAAATTGACCTTAACCAGGGCAAGAAGAAGATTGAACTACCCGAAAAGCGCAAGGAGCATGCACCAAAAACGCATCCGGAGCCTGAGTCATCGGGAAAAGTAATACATAAAAAGCCTGCTGAAAAGCCGGTGGAAAAGCAGCATACAAAACAACATTTGGAGCAGCACCCCAAGTCTGAACAGCACCAAGGGCAACCCAAGCATAAACATGAGGCTGAATCGGCTGAAACCAAGGCACCAGCCGTTGAGCCGGAAGTTGTAGTTCCAAAGGTAGTTCCAGTTGAAACGCTTTACCGCTCTTCGGTAGAGAAGCTTTCTGGACCAACTGTTGTTGGAAAAATTGACTTGGATGCCATTCAACCCAAAAGAAAGCCAATTGCCTCCTCTTCCGATTTTGACAAGAAGAAGAAAAAGCGGAAGCGTATTAAGAAGGATCAGGTTAAGCCTGGCGGCGAGGCCGGTGCTGCAAATACTCAACCGGCTGCAAGTGGTGAGCAGAAGCAAAGGCCACCTCAACCCGCTGGTGGCGGATTGCGTTTTGTAAAAAAAGACAACAGAGATAGAACTGCAACTGGTCAACCTGTTGCCGATAAGAGCAAGGGAAAGCCAACAAAGCGTCCACCTTTACTTCGCCAAGAGGTTAGTGAGGAGGACGTTCAGAAGCAGATTAAAGACACCCTTGCAAGGCTTACTAGCAAAGGAAAATCGAAGGGTTCAAAATATCGTAAGGATAAAAGAGAACTGCTGAGCCAACGCCACATGGCGGAACAGGAACAGGCCGAATTAGAAAAGAACGTAATTAAGGTTACGGAATTCGTTTCGGTTAACGAGTTGGCTTCCATGATGAACGTTCCGGTTACCGACGTAATCGAAACATGCATGAACATGGGGCTTATGGTATCCATTAACCAACGTTTGGATGCTGAAACCTTGGCTCTTGTGGCCGATGAGTTTAACTTTAAGGTGGAATTTGTTTCAATCGACATCCAGGAAGCAATAAAGTCGGAGGAGGATAGTGAGGAGGATTTGATTTCCCGCTCTCCCATTGTAACTGTAATGGGACACGTTGACCACGGTAAAACTTCATTACTCGACCATATTCGTCACTCCAATGTAATTGCTGGAGAAGCTGGTGGTATCACTCAGCACATCGGTGCATACAGCGTTCAGCTCGATGATGGAAGACAAATTACATTCCTTGATACACCCGGTCACGAAGCCTTTACCGCTATGCGTGCTCGTGGTGCCAAGCTTACCGATGTGGCTATTATTGTAATTGCCGCTGACGATAACGTAATGCCCCAAACAATTGAGGCAATTAATCATGCCAGTGCAGCTGGAGTTCCTATTGTGTTTGCTATCAACAAGATTGATAAGCCAGGTGCTAACCCAGAGAAGATCAAGGAAGAGTTGGCTAACATGAACTACCTCGTGGAGGACTGGGGTGGCAAATACCAATGCCAAGAAATTTCTGCAAAGAAGGGAACCAACATGGAGCACCTTCTTGAGAAGGTTTTGCTTGAGGCTGAAATGCTTGACTTGAAAGCAAATCCCAACAAAAAAGCAATAGGTGCTGTAATTGAGTCATCGCTCGACAAGGGCAGAGGTTATATTACCACCATGCTTGTTGAATCAGGAACTTTACACATTGGTGATATTGTGCTTGCAGGAACCTATACGGGACGTGTAAAGGCAATGTACAATGAGCGAAATAAAAAAATTGATGAGGCTGGTCCTGCATCTCCAGTGCTGTTGCTTGGTTTGAATGGTGCTCCTCAGGCGGGAGACCAGTTCAACGTAATGGACACGGAGAAGGAGGCAAAGGATATTGCAACCAAGCGCGAGCAGCTGCTTCGCTTGCAAGGCTTACGCTCTCAAAAGCATATTACCCTAGATGAGATTGGTCGCCGTATTGCCATTGGCAACTTTCAAGAGTTGAACATTATTGTAAAGGGCGACGTGGATGGATCGGTAGAAGCACTTACCGACTCATTGGTAAAACTCTCTAATCAGGAAATTCAGGTTAACGCAATTCATAAGGGAGTAGGTCAAATTTCTGAATCGGATATTTTGCTTGCCGCTGCATCCAACGCCATTGTAATTGGGTTTCAAGTTCGTCCATCATCTGGTGCCCGTAAGTTGGCGGAGAAGGAGGGTATTGATATTCGCCTTTACTCCATCATTTACGACGCTATTAATGAACTGAAGGACGCTATGGAAGGAATGCTTTCCCCAGACTTCAAGGAGGAAATTATTGCATCATTGGAAATTGTTGAGACCTTTAATATCACAAAGGTTGGAACCGTTGCAGGATGTATTGTTCGTGAAGGGAAAATTACACGAAACACAAAGGTTCGTATTGTTCGGAATGGAATTGTGGTTTACACCGGCGAATTGGGCTCTCTAAAGCGCTTCAAGGATGATGTGAAGGAAGTTGCCAACGGTTTTGAATGCGGTTTAAACATTCACAACTATAACGACCTCAAGGTTGGTGACATTGTTGAAGGATACGAGATGGTTGAGGTTAAGAAAAAACTCTAACCATAATACTATACAATATTTGAACGACTGGGTAGATGCCCGGTCGTTTTTTTATGGCTGGATGTTATCTCCTAAAGTGATCAATATTTGAAAATTCGTAACTTCCACCTTTAAACCTAGCACTATGCGAACTACATCTTTTCTCTTTTTTTTCTGGGCAGTTAATCTTAGTGTGGAAGCACAACCAATTGATACCGTTGGCAAACGTGCCGGTTACAACACTATTAAAGTTGAGGATTTGAGGAACTACGTTACGGTTCTTGCATCTCAGGAATTTTTTGGAAGAGAGATTGGATCCGAAGGGGCCAATAAGGCCGCTAGCTACCTCACCTCCTTTTTTCGGGAAAACGGGTTGAGGGATTCTGCAAAGGGAAGGACAGGATACCAACAACCATTTCGAATAATTAGGGAAGGGGCCACCGAGGGCAAGTTGGAGGTTGGAGGGCAATCATTTTATAGTCCCACGGATATAGTTGTTCGACATGGAGAACTTTCGTCGAAGAGGACTTTAAAAGTTGTTTTCGCCGGATTTGGTGATGACCACGACTTCGACAGCCTTGATATAAAGGGGAAGGCAGTTTTGATTCTAGCCAAAGAGTCACTAACGTCCTACGGGTATGGTACCTACGATAAGCTCAAGGCTAACCATTGCCCGG
This window contains:
- the infB gene encoding translation initiation factor IF-2, producing MTQFEKGTRLSKLAIEFNVGVTTLVDYLKKKGHEVDSNPNSKVAPELCELIAKEYGKEANIRDASKKLSLKNLRDKRATISISDMDDENVDSDDADSGDGKSDEVMITVTSEVPQEPPVKRVETSAVVENQPVKDVDIKVVGKIDLEGISHKRKKHEDAPVPEVKAELVTEEKVEDKQPQPQPTQPQETKEVAAEPSEMHVKVVGKIDLNQGKKKIELPEKRKEHAPKTHPEPESSGKVIHKKPAEKPVEKQHTKQHLEQHPKSEQHQGQPKHKHEAESAETKAPAVEPEVVVPKVVPVETLYRSSVEKLSGPTVVGKIDLDAIQPKRKPIASSSDFDKKKKKRKRIKKDQVKPGGEAGAANTQPAASGEQKQRPPQPAGGGLRFVKKDNRDRTATGQPVADKSKGKPTKRPPLLRQEVSEEDVQKQIKDTLARLTSKGKSKGSKYRKDKRELLSQRHMAEQEQAELEKNVIKVTEFVSVNELASMMNVPVTDVIETCMNMGLMVSINQRLDAETLALVADEFNFKVEFVSIDIQEAIKSEEDSEEDLISRSPIVTVMGHVDHGKTSLLDHIRHSNVIAGEAGGITQHIGAYSVQLDDGRQITFLDTPGHEAFTAMRARGAKLTDVAIIVIAADDNVMPQTIEAINHASAAGVPIVFAINKIDKPGANPEKIKEELANMNYLVEDWGGKYQCQEISAKKGTNMEHLLEKVLLEAEMLDLKANPNKKAIGAVIESSLDKGRGYITTMLVESGTLHIGDIVLAGTYTGRVKAMYNERNKKIDEAGPASPVLLLGLNGAPQAGDQFNVMDTEKEAKDIATKREQLLRLQGLRSQKHITLDEIGRRIAIGNFQELNIIVKGDVDGSVEALTDSLVKLSNQEIQVNAIHKGVGQISESDILLAAASNAIVIGFQVRPSSGARKLAEKEGIDIRLYSIIYDAINELKDAMEGMLSPDFKEEIIASLEIVETFNITKVGTVAGCIVREGKITRNTKVRIVRNGIVVYTGELGSLKRFKDDVKEVANGFECGLNIHNYNDLKVGDIVEGYEMVEVKKKL
- the rimP gene encoding ribosome assembly cofactor RimP: MLRLDEVREIVKNEVLAHGLFLVSLTVDNQGRIDVDVDSEKGVTIKECMDLNRALEAALDREKEDFELTVASPGLSEPLKVVEQYLKNVGRKLEVVTLTGEKLTGVLLSVIPNNSITLEVSEKRKLEGAKKKKTLVVEQKKLTFEEIKSTKVVISFK
- the nusA gene encoding transcription termination factor NusA, which gives rise to MENLNLIDTFSEFKELKNIDRPTMMSVLEDVFRSMLIKMYGSDENFDIVVNIDKGDFEIWRNRVVVEDGKVEDPNKEISLTDATKIDGDYEVGEEVTDPVKLSDFGRRAILAIRQNLTSRILDLEKNNLFNKYKDKIGEILTGEVYQVWKKEILVLDDEGNELVMPKTEQISGDFFRKGDSIRAVVIRVEMKNNTPVIVLSRTSPVFLERLFELEVPEIFDGLITVKRIVRIPGERAKVAVESYDERIDPVGACVGMKGSRIHGIVRELRNENIDVINFTNNIQLFITRSLSPAKIIEIKIDERYKKAEVFLKPSEVSLAIGKGGYNIRLASQLTGYEIDVYRETDEVDEEDVNLDEFSDEIESWVLDALKGIGCDTARSVLEIPISELIRRTDLEEETVKDVVKIFRAEFE